The nucleotide window TATTAATAGGTACTTTCCTTTACTCCGTTACTAAGGACGGACTGGAGTATGCATCACCTCCTGTCTTCATGGAAATGAGGTACTTATTATCAGGTATAATCTTGTTCGCGATTACTAGAAAAATAATCATTAATAAAGACATATTCCTCTTAAGCTTATTCACCAGTACTAGTACCGCACTTTGGAGTTATGGACTCCTTTATGTACCGCCTTCGGAATCAGCTGTACTGAGTTATACTATGCCCTTATTCGCCATACCTATTTCCTTCCTGGTCCTGAGGGAGACGCCTAAGGTTAACGAAATAGCGGGAATAGTTGTTGGGTTTATAGGGGTATTAGTCTATGCTAGTTCCCTGACAGTATCGGTAATAGGTGGGACTTTAACGGTTATAAATGCAATATTCTGGGCTTTATTCTCAGTGTATTATAGAAAACTTAGGGATTATGACCATCTAGTAGTTAACTCTTCACAGTTCTTATTAGGTTCAGTATTTTTCTTATTACTCATCCCCTTTAACTATAGGCTAGACTTGTCTACACGGTTTCTATTGGACTTTTCATACAGCACTTTCCTAGGAGGTCTAGTCATGTTTTTATTGTGGAACTTGATGCTATCGGTAGAGAAAGTAAACAAAGTCGTAGTGCTAATATTTTCGATACCAGTCTTCAGTACACTTTTTGATTACTTTAGGGGTGTCATTGAGGTAACACCCGCAGTAGTAGGGGGGATGGGAATTATCCTCAGCGGGTTGTTTATATCTGAACTAGGTAAGGAGAGAAAGAGACTTGGCATACAAGCTAAAAGGAAATGAGGCGTAAAAATAAATTAATTAAGGTATTACACTACTAGATTAAGTAAGTGTGCGAATTGGTCTTTGCTGATAAATGATGACTGCACGTCAGGGCGAAACACTATACTAACGCGTTATAGTAGAGTCCAGCTTTGAACATAAATAGTAGTTATTCTTAATAACTTCTAGTTACTCAGCCCCATCAATTCCCCTCACCAGTGGATAGGAGTACTGCGAGTCCTAAGGGGCAAGCTGGTCATGATAGAGAGGTTATAATAGGAATATAGCGTCAGCTTATTTAGTAGCTATGAGAAGGCTAGGAGGATTGAAAATAACTAAAAGTTACATAAGCGTAAGGTAGACTACACTAAAGAAAGGACATCTGCTGTTACTTACATTAAGTTAAAACTACACTACAGATATAAAGAAGGGTCTAAGTCTTATTAATTAACCCTTTTTAACTACTTAACATATTAACCAGTGCTGATTTGTGAGGCGGGGTATGGCGTCACCCTGTGGGCTCATGCCCCGAACCGCCTCCTAACATTGGGGGCTGATGACGCCTACTTCTCTGAAAGGTTGGAAGTATGGCGTCGGATGAGGTCTACATAATTGAAGAGACGTTAGTCCAAGTACTTTCGGTTATACTACTATCACCACTTTATCAAGGTATATATGAAAAGGCTGTAGCGAAAGTACAAGGTAGAAAAGGGCAGAGTATATTCCAGCCTTACTATGATATCAAAAAACTGTTGGCGAAAGAAGTATTAGTACCTACTACGAGCTCTGATATGTTTATTTACTCCCCTTATATCGTGTTCTCTATTTACCTGACGATTTCCTTCGTAATACCGGTAGTCTATCCTGAGCCGGTACTGTTTACTCCTACTGTAGACTTTTTAGGCGGAGCCTTGTTATTTTCCCTTGCGGCTTTTATAAAGGTATTAGCTTCAATGGAAAGCGGTAGTAACTTTGTCGCACTATCCGCTAGCCGTATCTTGTCTTTTACCTTCCTATCAGAAGCTACGTTGATCACGGTATTTTTCGGAGTAGCGATTATCACTGGTACAAATAACCCGTACGTGACTTTGTCCTACCTCACCGAAAGCACAGCCCATTACTTAAGCCTTACTCACATATTCATTTCTATCTCTTTCTTTATGCTATGGCTCTTTGAGACGGGGAAATTACCCGTAGAGAGCTCAGGGCTCAGTGAACTCGGTATGATAGATGACGGACTACTCTACGAATACAGCGGTAAATTACTAGCCCTTTTAAAATGGGGGTCTTACCTAAAGCAGTACCTCTTGGGGTCAGTATTACTCAACGTCTTTATTTTTCCTTGGTTTATGGAGACTGGGCCCTTAGGTGCTATTGAGGATGTAGGGGTCATGTTTGCGAAGTGGTTGTTATTAATACTGATAGCGGTAATAATAAACACTACATTGGCTAAGTTAAGGCTATTCAAAGTCCAGGACTTTTTGGCTGTGGCCTTTTTACTCTCTTTCTTCTCCTTAATTTTAACGGTATTACCGGGTGGAGCTCCATGAAAGAAATTATAGAACTAATTAACTCAATCATAGTCATCACCGCTTTCTATATCCAAGGACAAGCATACTTTAAACCCCAAATATACGCCCAAGCCGTCCAGTCGGGGCTAATATCAGTCCTTTCCTTTTATCTAGCGTTCACAACAGGGGTTTTAGATTATGTCTTTCTAGGTATTGCAGTTATAGTTATAAGGGCTACACTAGTCACGTTCTTCTTACTAAAGGGGTTAAAGAAAGTCCACGGTTATCGGGAAAATACCCGGGGGGTGGCCTCAGAACTGATAATCGATTTAGCCTTCTTTTTAACGGCTTTAGTGATAATATATTACTTCGTCATTTCTAGGTACTTTCTAGGTGTAAAAGACTATTATAGTCTCGTCTTTTCATTTATGTTATTCTTCCAAGGTCTCTTCTTGATATTAAGCAGAAAGAGTACTATCTCACAGATCTTAGGATATATCGAAGAAGAAAATTCTTTAGTCTTATTCGGTATATTTTTGATACCAATTCCCTTCTTGGTAGAAGCTAGTATATTTCTGGATGTATTAGGCTTAGTGCTTGTGTCTTCTGTCCTTACTCGGGTCAAGGGGGAACACAAAGTAATTGAAGAACTAAGGGGGTGAGTGTAAATGGAGGACGGCCAATTACTCTTAACCCTTTTAATCCTTATACCCTCGCTCGCAAATATAACATCATTTAACATTAAAGCCCTGAAGAACTCTACGATGATAAGCTCTACTATCTCACTATTACTTTCAATACTGCTCCTGATCGAAAAGGGTTCATTACTGCCTATAGTAGGTCTATTTTATGTCACAAGCTTTACTGTCTTTTTCATTTTAATGATTAACTCGATATACTTATTATCATCCGTGTATTCACTAGAATATATTGAAGATAAGGACGTTAACGGACTACTAAACTCTAAGACTTACTACGTTTTGTTAAACTTTTTTGTATCTTCTATGTTATTCACGGTCTCCGTTAATAACTTCGGCTTTATGTGGATAGGTGTTGAGCTGACGACTATAACCTCGGCACTGTTGATAACTACCGAATATTCAGAAGTCTCCTTGGAAGCTACATGGAGGTATATAATAATAGTGTCAGCCGGGGTCACTATAGCCTTATTTTCAATCATCCTAATTTACTACCAGTACCATACGCTTACAGTATCAACTCTCCTGAGCTTACATCAGCCCAGTAAACTAATTGAGCTGGCAGTGGGGCTGGCGTTAATAGGCTTTGGGACTAAGGTAGGAGTATTCCCCATGTATACTTGGTTACCTGATGCCCATAGCGAAGCACCCTCTCCCGTTAGTGCGTTATTCTCCGGCGTACTATTACCGTCCGTCTTATACGTCTTATACAGAGTGTACCAATTAGACCCCCTAGCTAACCTATACCTAGCCTTCTCAGTACTTTCAATCTTGACCGCTTCGGTTATTTTAACTTATCAATGGAATATAAAGAGGCTCTTTGCGTACTCTACGATAGAAAATATGAACCTTGCATTGATCGGGCTAACTATAGGTCAGCCCGCCGGTGCTTTAATCCTGTTACTCTCTCACGCCTTCGGTAAAGCCTCCGCCTTCTATTCCTCCGGCGTCCTCGTAAAGGTGTTAAAGGAGAAGAGAATAGACGAATTTAAAGGAGTTAATAGGCTAAAACTGGCGTCATCTTCTCTCCTACTTGCTTCATTAGCAGTGACTGGGACCCCGCCTTTCGGGACTTTCGTAGGAGAGTTCTTAATATTACGGACGTTGTTAGAAAGAGGGCTTATATTACCGCTTATAGTACTTCTAATAGCTATCCCGTTAGAATTTATTTCAATAAATTACCACGTGAATAAGGTAATATTCTCCGGTGGGGAGAAGGGAGCGGTCAGAGAACCGCCTATAATGTCATCTATTTCGCTAATCTCATCGATCATATCGCTAGTAATAGGGGTATTTTACCTCCTGACGGTGATGTGAAAATGAGGAGGTATAAGTGGAGCGAGAAAGGGAAAGGGAGGAGGATAGGGAGATTAGGTAAGTACTGTCTTTATGAAAACGAAATCACCGAAGAGGTATGCGATATCGAAAGACCTAAGAGGGGAGACGCTTACGGTAGCTTTAGGTTCGTTTACGGTCCGTCGTCAGGGGGGTTACTGGAGAGCATAAAGTTTGACATAATTACCGATGGAGAGAGAGTACTGTATATCGACGCGACCCCATTTAAGGAGAGGGTTATTAAAGTAAAGGGACTAACTGTCGGAGACGCCATAATGAGGATAGAAAGGATAAATGCGCCTTTTTCGGCATCACATACATTATCTTTTCTTATGTCTGTGGAAGACGCTTTAGATATTGACCCTGATTACCAAGTACAGCTCAGGAGGATCTTAGAGATGGAACTGGAGAGGATAAGGAACCACCTCTTTGTAATCTCGAGGCTTACTGAGATGGCTTCACTGTCCGTACCCACCTATGACCTCCTCTCACTAGTCGAGGATATGAACAGGCTTATAGGGAACGCATGTGGACATAGGTATTTCTTCGGAGTCAACGAAGTGAATGCCGTAAATTGTGACTTTGAAAGTGTAGGAGGACGTGTTGAAAAGGTACAAAATAAGTTTAAGGAGATCTTTGAAGGGCTACTGGAGAGTAGGATTTTCATAGATAGGCTCCAGTCCAACGGAAAACTGAAAGACGAGATGTCGATAGGACCGGCAGCGAGGGCTTCAGGTTTCGCCTACGACGCAAGAGTCGATAGTGGCTATCTGCCCTATAAGGACTTCGGCTTCGAGGTGATTACGAGAGAAGAGGGAGACGCTTTCGGGAGGTTCCTGGTCAGGGGTTATGAGGTCTTAGAGTCTTCCAGACTTATCCAAGACATAGTCCACTCTTTACGGAACCCTGTTGGAGTCTATAAGTTACGAGGAGGTGGAGAAGGGTTAGCCCGTGTCGAAAGCCCCTCTGGTGACCTCGCATATTACGTAAAAGTAAATGATGGTGTCATTAACGAGGTA belongs to Stygiolobus caldivivus and includes:
- a CDS encoding formate hydrogenlyase, encoding MRRYKWSEKGKGRRIGRLGKYCLYENEITEEVCDIERPKRGDAYGSFRFVYGPSSGGLLESIKFDIITDGERVLYIDATPFKERVIKVKGLTVGDAIMRIERINAPFSASHTLSFLMSVEDALDIDPDYQVQLRRILEMELERIRNHLFVISRLTEMASLSVPTYDLLSLVEDMNRLIGNACGHRYFFGVNEVNAVNCDFESVGGRVEKVQNKFKEIFEGLLESRIFIDRLQSNGKLKDEMSIGPAARASGFAYDARVDSGYLPYKDFGFEVITREEGDAFGRFLVRGYEVLESSRLIQDIVHSLRNPVGVYKLRGGGEGLARVESPSGDLAYYVKVNDGVINEVFSLYPSYVNLNLFLKSVTGTIFTDFPFNWESFGIWVSEVGVRLC
- a CDS encoding DMT family transporter; its protein translation is MLPVYLIPYVLIGTFLYSVTKDGLEYASPPVFMEMRYLLSGIILFAITRKIIINKDIFLLSLFTSTSTALWSYGLLYVPPSESAVLSYTMPLFAIPISFLVLRETPKVNEIAGIVVGFIGVLVYASSLTVSVIGGTLTVINAIFWALFSVYYRKLRDYDHLVVNSSQFLLGSVFFLLLIPFNYRLDLSTRFLLDFSYSTFLGGLVMFLLWNLMLSVEKVNKVVVLIFSIPVFSTLFDYFRGVIEVTPAVVGGMGIILSGLFISELGKERKRLGIQAKRK
- a CDS encoding hydrogenase gives rise to the protein MKEIIELINSIIVITAFYIQGQAYFKPQIYAQAVQSGLISVLSFYLAFTTGVLDYVFLGIAVIVIRATLVTFFLLKGLKKVHGYRENTRGVASELIIDLAFFLTALVIIYYFVISRYFLGVKDYYSLVFSFMLFFQGLFLILSRKSTISQILGYIEEENSLVLFGIFLIPIPFLVEASIFLDVLGLVLVSSVLTRVKGEHKVIEELRG
- a CDS encoding respiratory chain complex I subunit 1 family protein, encoding MASDEVYIIEETLVQVLSVILLSPLYQGIYEKAVAKVQGRKGQSIFQPYYDIKKLLAKEVLVPTTSSDMFIYSPYIVFSIYLTISFVIPVVYPEPVLFTPTVDFLGGALLFSLAAFIKVLASMESGSNFVALSASRILSFTFLSEATLITVFFGVAIITGTNNPYVTLSYLTESTAHYLSLTHIFISISFFMLWLFETGKLPVESSGLSELGMIDDGLLYEYSGKLLALLKWGSYLKQYLLGSVLLNVFIFPWFMETGPLGAIEDVGVMFAKWLLLILIAVIINTTLAKLRLFKVQDFLAVAFLLSFFSLILTVLPGGAP
- a CDS encoding proton-conducting transporter membrane subunit, whose product is MEDGQLLLTLLILIPSLANITSFNIKALKNSTMISSTISLLLSILLLIEKGSLLPIVGLFYVTSFTVFFILMINSIYLLSSVYSLEYIEDKDVNGLLNSKTYYVLLNFFVSSMLFTVSVNNFGFMWIGVELTTITSALLITTEYSEVSLEATWRYIIIVSAGVTIALFSIILIYYQYHTLTVSTLLSLHQPSKLIELAVGLALIGFGTKVGVFPMYTWLPDAHSEAPSPVSALFSGVLLPSVLYVLYRVYQLDPLANLYLAFSVLSILTASVILTYQWNIKRLFAYSTIENMNLALIGLTIGQPAGALILLLSHAFGKASAFYSSGVLVKVLKEKRIDEFKGVNRLKLASSSLLLASLAVTGTPPFGTFVGEFLILRTLLERGLILPLIVLLIAIPLEFISINYHVNKVIFSGGEKGAVREPPIMSSISLISSIISLVIGVFYLLTVM